The following are encoded in a window of Bradyrhizobium guangdongense genomic DNA:
- a CDS encoding CPBP family intramembrane glutamic endopeptidase, whose amino-acid sequence MDSLNPDHPPLVETPALPRVWKFWGTALWGLGIFFAMFVGQLGAVVLLVGLRGLPMDLASVQVVGREPQALALSVIMGLPATLAAVWLAIRIKKASFADYLALYWPSWRQFLLGAAGLLLTVLAWEVVSRSLGREATPGFMTNLLKSGRDNGAALLMLFAFSVAAPMSEEVLARGFLFRGWSESFLRVPGAIILSSLVWTAVHLQYDLYFLAEVFSIGLWFGYMRYRAGSLWLTILLHALNNMTAVVLTMWLGS is encoded by the coding sequence ATGGACTCCCTCAATCCCGACCATCCGCCGCTCGTCGAGACGCCGGCGCTGCCGCGCGTCTGGAAATTCTGGGGCACGGCGCTGTGGGGCCTCGGCATTTTCTTCGCCATGTTCGTCGGCCAGCTTGGCGCCGTCGTTCTGCTGGTGGGGCTGCGCGGCCTGCCGATGGACCTTGCTTCGGTGCAGGTCGTCGGCCGCGAGCCGCAGGCGCTGGCACTCTCGGTCATCATGGGCCTGCCGGCGACGCTCGCGGCGGTGTGGCTCGCCATTCGCATCAAGAAGGCATCCTTCGCCGACTACCTCGCGCTGTACTGGCCGAGCTGGCGGCAATTCCTGCTCGGCGCGGCCGGGCTGCTGCTGACCGTGCTGGCCTGGGAGGTGGTTTCGCGATCCCTCGGCCGCGAGGCCACGCCGGGCTTCATGACCAATCTGTTGAAATCCGGCCGCGACAACGGCGCTGCGCTGTTGATGCTTTTCGCCTTCAGCGTGGCCGCGCCGATGTCGGAAGAGGTGCTGGCGCGCGGCTTCCTGTTCCGTGGCTGGTCGGAGAGCTTCCTGCGCGTGCCCGGCGCGATCATCCTGTCGTCACTGGTGTGGACGGCGGTGCATCTGCAATACGATCTCTACTTCCTCGCCGAGGTGTTTTCCATCGGCCTGTGGTTCGGCTATATGCGCTACCGCGCGGGTTCGCTCTGGCTCACCATCCTGCTGCATGCGCTGAACAACATGACCGCGGTGGTGCTGACGATGTGGTTGGGGAGCTGA
- a CDS encoding acyl-CoA dehydrogenase family protein — translation MTQPSFATHEVFNQSPPFEDVDLFAVDRPLVEAVKANGGAAAEQELSAFGKHWGSAAMADRGRIANENTPKLRTFDAKGNRRDQVEFHPAYHELMAHSAHAGVHISTWTADGKPAGDAAEVIRAAKFYMAAQVETGHLCPITMTRASVAALAMQPDLLARVMPVLSTRSYDPSFVPWRDKRGMTLGMGMTEKQGGTDVRANMTRAVRDGNTYRITGHKWFMSAPMCDAFLVLAQADSGLTCFFMPRFAPDGSVNAIQFQRLKDKLGNRSNASSEVEFVGAYAERVGEEGRGIRTIIQMVQLTRQDCAIASVGLMRSGLAHALHHARHRSVFQKHLADQPLMQAVLSDMALHVEASTALVMRLCLAFDRTPHDPAEAAYMRLLTPAIKYWTCKSAPPFLYEAMECLGGNGYVEDGILARHYRESPVNAIWEGSGNVMCLDVLRALSREPEAAMSVLQSLAAETKGLSGAGEAVAFIGKTFRRADGERVARLAVEKLALLAAAAALNGVSSHHAELFAATRLAGSHASMYGAVELESGDVRALLERALP, via the coding sequence ATGACCCAGCCCAGCTTTGCAACCCACGAGGTCTTCAACCAATCGCCTCCGTTCGAGGACGTCGATCTGTTCGCCGTGGATCGCCCGCTGGTCGAAGCGGTGAAGGCCAATGGCGGCGCAGCGGCGGAACAGGAGCTGTCAGCGTTCGGGAAGCATTGGGGCTCGGCGGCGATGGCCGACCGGGGGCGTATTGCCAACGAGAACACGCCGAAGCTTCGCACTTTCGACGCCAAGGGCAATCGCCGCGATCAGGTCGAGTTTCATCCCGCCTACCACGAGCTGATGGCACACAGCGCCCATGCGGGCGTGCACATCTCGACGTGGACCGCGGATGGAAAGCCCGCGGGCGATGCGGCCGAGGTCATTCGTGCCGCAAAATTCTACATGGCTGCGCAAGTCGAGACCGGCCATCTCTGCCCGATCACGATGACGCGTGCCTCTGTCGCCGCATTGGCCATGCAGCCGGATCTGCTGGCGCGTGTCATGCCGGTTCTGTCGACCAGGAGTTACGACCCCAGCTTCGTGCCATGGCGGGACAAGCGCGGCATGACGCTCGGCATGGGCATGACCGAGAAGCAGGGCGGTACCGACGTGCGCGCCAACATGACGCGAGCGGTGCGCGACGGCAATACCTACCGCATCACGGGCCACAAATGGTTCATGTCGGCGCCGATGTGCGATGCGTTCCTGGTGCTGGCGCAGGCAGATAGCGGACTGACATGCTTTTTCATGCCGCGCTTTGCGCCTGACGGATCCGTCAACGCGATTCAGTTCCAGCGGCTGAAGGACAAGCTCGGCAATCGTTCCAATGCATCCTCGGAAGTGGAGTTCGTCGGCGCCTATGCCGAGCGCGTCGGCGAGGAGGGCAGGGGCATCCGCACCATCATCCAGATGGTGCAATTGACGCGGCAGGATTGTGCGATTGCCTCGGTCGGGCTGATGCGATCGGGCCTTGCGCATGCGCTGCACCACGCCCGTCACCGCAGTGTGTTCCAGAAGCATCTGGCCGACCAGCCCTTGATGCAGGCGGTGCTGTCCGACATGGCGCTGCATGTGGAAGCGAGCACGGCACTGGTGATGCGGCTCTGCCTCGCGTTCGACCGCACGCCCCATGATCCGGCAGAGGCCGCCTATATGCGACTGCTGACGCCGGCGATCAAATACTGGACCTGCAAGAGCGCGCCGCCATTCCTCTACGAAGCCATGGAGTGTCTCGGCGGCAACGGCTATGTCGAGGACGGCATTTTGGCGCGCCACTACCGGGAGTCACCGGTCAACGCGATTTGGGAAGGCTCCGGCAACGTCATGTGCCTCGACGTGCTGCGCGCGCTCTCGCGCGAGCCCGAGGCGGCGATGTCGGTGCTGCAATCCCTGGCGGCCGAGACGAAAGGATTGTCCGGGGCGGGCGAGGCCGTCGCGTTCATCGGCAAGACCTTCCGCCGCGCCGACGGCGAGCGCGTCGCGCGGCTCGCGGTCGAGAAGCTGGCGCTGCTGGCCGCGGCTGCGGCGCTGAACGGCGTCTCGTCTCACCACGCTGAACTTTTCGCTGCCACGCGGCTTGCCGGTAGTCATGCCAGCATGTACGGCGCGGTCGAGCTCGAGAGCGGCGATGTGCGTGCGCTGCTCGAGCGGGCGCTGCCGTGA
- a CDS encoding dihydroorotase, translated as MLIDRRPILLANARVVDPSRDFDGPGDVLIADGIIRETRRGIGAAGIPEGTDVVNCSGKIVAPGLIDMRAFVGEPGFSHRETFASASQAAATGGITTIICQPDTAPVIDNSATVDFVMRRARDTAIVNIQPMAALTKGMRGEEMTEFGLLKAAGAVAFSDGDRSVTNSQVMRRALTYARDFDALIVHHTEDPDLVGEGVMNEGEFASRLGLMGIPKAAEAIILERDMRLVALTGGRYHAAALSCIESLEILQRARDAGLAVSASVSINHLALNENDIGPYRSFLKVSPPLRAEDDRRAMVAAVASGLVDVIMSDHNPQDVEVKRLPFAEAAPGAIGLETMLPAGLRLVHNDEMDLKTLIRAMSTRPAELLGLPGGTLRVGSPADVVVIDPDVPWVVDPADLKSPCKNTPFDEARFTGRAIRTIVGGRTVYEHV; from the coding sequence ATGCTGATCGACCGCCGCCCCATCCTGCTCGCCAACGCCCGCGTCGTCGATCCCTCCAGGGATTTCGACGGCCCCGGCGACGTCCTGATCGCCGACGGCATCATCCGAGAAACCCGCCGCGGCATCGGTGCGGCCGGCATCCCCGAAGGCACCGACGTCGTCAATTGCTCCGGCAAGATCGTCGCACCGGGCCTGATCGACATGCGCGCCTTCGTCGGCGAGCCCGGCTTCAGCCATCGCGAAACCTTTGCCTCGGCTAGCCAGGCGGCCGCGACCGGCGGCATCACCACCATCATCTGCCAGCCCGACACGGCACCGGTGATCGACAATTCGGCGACGGTCGACTTCGTGATGCGCCGCGCCCGCGACACCGCGATCGTCAACATCCAGCCGATGGCGGCGCTCACCAAGGGCATGCGCGGCGAGGAGATGACCGAGTTCGGCCTGCTCAAGGCCGCCGGCGCCGTCGCCTTCAGCGACGGCGACCGCAGCGTCACCAATTCGCAGGTGATGCGGCGCGCGCTGACCTACGCGCGGGATTTCGACGCGCTGATCGTGCATCACACCGAGGATCCCGACCTTGTCGGCGAAGGCGTGATGAACGAGGGCGAGTTCGCTTCGCGCCTCGGCCTGATGGGCATTCCGAAGGCCGCCGAGGCCATCATCCTCGAACGTGACATGCGCCTCGTCGCATTGACCGGCGGCCGCTACCACGCCGCCGCGCTGTCCTGCATCGAGTCGCTCGAGATCCTGCAGCGCGCCCGCGACGCCGGCCTTGCCGTCAGCGCCTCTGTCTCGATCAACCATCTTGCGCTGAACGAAAACGACATCGGCCCGTACCGCTCGTTCCTGAAGGTGTCGCCGCCGCTGCGCGCCGAGGACGACCGCCGCGCGATGGTCGCCGCCGTCGCCTCCGGCCTCGTCGACGTCATCATGTCCGACCACAATCCGCAGGACGTCGAGGTCAAGCGCCTGCCCTTCGCCGAAGCCGCTCCCGGCGCGATCGGCCTCGAGACCATGCTGCCGGCGGGCCTGCGCCTCGTCCATAACGACGAGATGGACCTCAAGACGCTGATCCGGGCGATGTCGACAAGGCCGGCCGAACTGCTCGGCCTGCCGGGCGGAACCCTGCGCGTCGGCAGCCCGGCCGACGTCGTCGTGATCGACCCCGACGTGCCCTGGGTGGTTGATCCCGCCGACCTCAAATCGCCGTGCAAGAACACCCCGTTCGACGAAGCCCGCTTTACGGGTCGCGCCATCAGGACCATCGTCGGCGGGCGAACGGTGTACGAGCATGTCTAA
- a CDS encoding M15 family metallopeptidase, translating to MKSLLIAVIAITTVTSASAQSLPGGFVYLRDVDPTIIQDIRYATSNNFVGRPLAGYNAGECVVKQEVGLRLKAVQQELATQSLSLKMFDCYRPARASLDMVKWSQNGRETAAERRYNPRIPKTELFRLGYIASHSQHSTGAALDLTLVDLKADNAAKIDPSRSYADCTAPAAARLPEGSVDMGTGYDCTDAMGHTAAPSITKEQRAWRKRLVAAMARQGFVNYSKEWWHFSLPGAGGAAYDFPIQPRRN from the coding sequence TTGAAATCACTTCTAATTGCGGTCATTGCGATAACCACAGTCACGTCTGCTTCAGCGCAATCCCTTCCCGGTGGTTTCGTCTATTTGCGCGACGTCGATCCCACCATCATCCAGGACATCCGCTATGCGACGTCGAACAATTTCGTCGGTCGTCCGCTGGCCGGTTACAACGCCGGAGAATGCGTGGTGAAGCAGGAGGTGGGACTGCGGCTGAAGGCGGTTCAGCAGGAGCTGGCGACACAGAGCCTGTCGCTGAAGATGTTCGATTGCTACCGGCCGGCGCGCGCCTCGCTCGACATGGTAAAGTGGTCGCAGAACGGCCGTGAGACCGCGGCCGAGCGGCGCTACAATCCGCGGATCCCGAAAACCGAGCTGTTTCGTCTCGGCTATATCGCAAGCCACTCGCAGCATTCCACCGGTGCTGCGCTCGACCTCACTTTGGTCGATCTCAAGGCCGACAATGCCGCCAAGATCGATCCTTCAAGATCCTACGCGGATTGCACCGCGCCGGCCGCGGCGCGGCTGCCGGAGGGCAGTGTGGACATGGGCACCGGCTATGATTGCACCGATGCAATGGGGCATACCGCAGCACCGTCGATCACGAAGGAACAGCGCGCCTGGCGCAAGCGGCTGGTGGCCGCGATGGCGAGGCAAGGCTTTGTGAACTATTCGAAGGAGTGGTGGCATTTTTCCCTGCCGGGGGCGGGCGGGGCAGCCTATGATTTCCCGATCCAGCCGCGGCGGAACTGA
- the plsY gene encoding glycerol-3-phosphate 1-O-acyltransferase PlsY yields the protein MGLDAFLPVAFVIGYLFGSIPFGLILTRLAGTQDLRSIGSGNIGATNVLRTGRKGLAAATLLLDALKGTAAVVISGYIAGPNAAMVAGLGAFLGHLFPVWLKFRGGKGVAVYIGILLGLFWPAALVFCLIWLATAFTTRYSSLSALVAAFITPLFLWWFGHLALASLSVVLTLLLFYMHRENIKRLQSGKEGRIGEKA from the coding sequence ATGGGGCTTGATGCATTCCTGCCGGTGGCCTTCGTCATCGGCTATCTCTTCGGCTCGATTCCGTTCGGGCTGATCCTGACCAGGCTCGCCGGCACGCAGGATCTGCGCTCGATCGGCTCCGGCAATATCGGCGCCACCAACGTGCTGCGCACCGGCCGCAAGGGCCTTGCGGCAGCGACCCTGCTGCTCGACGCGCTCAAGGGCACCGCGGCAGTGGTGATTTCGGGCTACATCGCCGGTCCCAATGCCGCGATGGTGGCCGGCCTCGGCGCCTTCCTCGGCCATCTCTTCCCGGTCTGGCTCAAATTTCGGGGCGGCAAAGGCGTCGCGGTCTATATCGGCATCCTGCTCGGCCTGTTCTGGCCGGCGGCGCTGGTGTTCTGCCTGATCTGGCTCGCAACCGCGTTCACCACCCGCTATTCCTCGCTCTCGGCGCTGGTGGCGGCCTTCATCACGCCGCTGTTCCTGTGGTGGTTCGGCCACCTCGCACTGGCCTCGCTGTCCGTCGTGCTGACACTGCTGCTGTTCTACATGCATCGCGAGAACATCAAGCGGCTGCAATCAGGAAAAGAAGGCCGCATCGGCGAAAAGGCTTAA
- a CDS encoding patatin-like phospholipase family protein — MSEKIVGTHDDGGSQGTAASRLLLTTNIWSDAPAPKPDPVLSPAPPPAPAPQAPAPAVTATAPVEQPRSNRWPPRKLSLALQGGGTFAAFTWGVLERLLEEPSIEFDTISGASAGAINALLLAGGLAEGGREAARARLNRFWVRLMHEASFRSLMLLGGFSPAGSSVAFGPTLRSGQFDPFDLDPLRQALSRDINFEALRDAKCPKLLIAATRIRDGQQQIFGNDAVTADVALASTCPPLVHCAVEIDGEAYWDGGFGGNPPLIKLAQQSTTADLLLVQVTPTRDGYVPITLAAIDRRLDQIAANAALNAEIAAIAWAQVSAAPALRLSRIAAEDHVDGLAQRSSTDLGRGFIRLLHRSGRAAAERWLGQGAVSAKAQHASPAAEPALA, encoded by the coding sequence ATGAGCGAGAAGATTGTCGGCACGCATGATGACGGTGGCTCGCAGGGCACTGCGGCAAGCCGGCTGCTCCTGACCACCAACATCTGGTCCGACGCGCCCGCGCCCAAACCCGATCCTGTTCTTTCCCCAGCGCCGCCGCCCGCTCCCGCGCCGCAAGCGCCTGCTCCGGCTGTAACGGCGACCGCGCCAGTCGAGCAGCCTCGTTCCAATCGATGGCCGCCGCGAAAACTCTCGCTGGCGCTGCAGGGCGGCGGCACCTTTGCCGCCTTCACCTGGGGCGTGCTGGAACGGCTGCTGGAAGAGCCGTCCATTGAATTCGACACGATCAGCGGCGCCAGTGCCGGCGCCATCAACGCGCTGCTGCTCGCCGGCGGCCTTGCCGAAGGCGGCCGCGAAGCGGCGCGCGCACGGCTGAACAGGTTCTGGGTCCGGCTGATGCACGAGGCCTCGTTCCGTTCGCTGATGCTGCTCGGCGGCTTCTCGCCGGCCGGAAGCTCGGTCGCGTTCGGGCCGACGCTGCGCTCGGGCCAGTTCGATCCGTTCGACCTCGATCCGCTGCGCCAGGCGCTGTCGCGCGACATCAATTTTGAAGCCCTGCGCGACGCAAAATGCCCGAAGCTGCTCATCGCTGCGACGCGGATCCGCGACGGGCAGCAGCAGATTTTCGGCAACGATGCTGTGACCGCCGACGTTGCGCTGGCCTCGACCTGTCCGCCCCTGGTTCACTGCGCCGTCGAGATCGACGGTGAGGCCTATTGGGACGGCGGCTTCGGCGGCAATCCGCCGCTGATCAAGCTGGCGCAGCAATCGACGACCGCCGATTTGCTGCTGGTCCAGGTCACGCCGACGCGCGACGGCTACGTGCCGATCACGCTCGCCGCGATCGATCGCCGGCTCGACCAGATCGCCGCCAATGCCGCGCTCAACGCCGAGATCGCCGCGATCGCATGGGCGCAAGTCTCTGCCGCGCCAGCGCTGCGCCTCTCCAGGATCGCGGCAGAAGATCATGTTGACGGACTTGCGCAGCGCTCATCCACCGATCTCGGCCGCGGTTTCATACGCCTGCTGCACCGAAGCGGCCGCGCTGCCGCCGAGCGCTGGCTCGGCCAAGGTGCCGTGAGCGCGAAAGCCCAGCACGCCTCGCCCGCGGCCGAGCCCGCGCTAGCCTGA
- a CDS encoding aspartate carbamoyltransferase catalytic subunit, giving the protein MTSKSTFVLGHRHLLGIEGLSAADITGLLDLSEEYVELNRQVDKKRTVLRGRTQVNLFFEASTRTQSSFELAGKRLGADVMNMSVSSSSIKKGETLVDTAMTLNAMHPDILVVRHHASGAVELLARKVDGSVINAGDGAHEHPTQALLDALTIRRNKGRIEGLVVAICGDVLHSRVARSNIILLNTMGARVRVVGPSTLLPPGIERMGVEVARDMREGLNGADIVMMLRLQRERMNGSFVPSTSEYFHYFGLDQKKLGYAKPDALVMHPGPMNRGVEIDTAVADGAQSLIREQVEMGVAVRMAVLEALARNLPNA; this is encoded by the coding sequence ATGACATCGAAATCGACCTTCGTCCTCGGCCACCGGCATTTGCTGGGCATCGAGGGCCTTTCCGCGGCCGACATCACCGGCCTCCTCGACCTGTCCGAAGAATATGTCGAGCTCAACCGCCAGGTTGACAAGAAGCGCACGGTCCTGCGTGGACGGACGCAAGTAAACCTCTTTTTCGAAGCCTCGACCCGGACCCAGTCCTCGTTCGAGCTCGCGGGAAAGCGCCTGGGTGCCGACGTCATGAACATGTCGGTGTCCTCCTCGTCCATCAAGAAGGGCGAGACGCTGGTCGACACCGCGATGACGCTGAACGCCATGCACCCCGACATCCTGGTGGTGCGCCATCACGCCTCCGGCGCGGTGGAACTGCTGGCGCGCAAGGTCGACGGTTCCGTGATCAATGCCGGCGACGGCGCGCATGAACATCCGACCCAGGCGCTGCTCGACGCCCTCACCATCCGCCGCAACAAGGGCCGGATCGAGGGCTTGGTGGTCGCGATCTGCGGCGACGTGCTGCATTCGCGTGTCGCGCGCTCCAATATCATCCTGCTCAACACGATGGGCGCCCGGGTCCGCGTGGTCGGCCCCTCCACGCTGCTGCCGCCCGGCATCGAGCGGATGGGCGTCGAGGTCGCGCGCGACATGCGCGAGGGCCTCAACGGCGCTGACATCGTCATGATGCTGCGGCTTCAGCGCGAGCGCATGAACGGCTCGTTCGTGCCGTCGACTTCCGAATATTTCCACTATTTCGGGCTCGACCAGAAGAAGCTCGGCTATGCCAAGCCCGACGCACTCGTGATGCATCCCGGCCCGATGAACCGCGGCGTCGAGATCGACACCGCGGTCGCCGACGGCGCCCAGTCCCTGATCCGCGAACAGGTGGAGATGGGCGTGGCCGTGCGCATGGCGGTGCTGGAAGCGCTCGCCCGTAACCTGCCGAACGCGTGA